The segment catgattttttttaattctcaAATTTGACAAATGacatgagttttttttttttttcgcaaccCATGGTAAGATTTTATctacttttatttattatttttattcacagAAATATCATCCCCCTTTGTACGCAAATATAAGTAGAATATGTTATTActatgttttatatatacttgGGGGAATTGCCTTTATTACAATTTCGCATGGGTTTGCGTACTCCGTGAAAATTTGTTGCGttaattttcatttggcgaaaaaaattaaaaaggcatTTTGGTAAATTTCTATGCATTACGTTAACTACAATGTTACTGCGCTGGTAAAAATGTGATTTAATGTATGTGGCTGCTTaaatgtttttcattttttccaactttatttttatatttttgctgaaaaaaagaaagtaaaaaaaataagggcTCTTAACCCCAGAGCAGATTTATATTGTACAAAAAGGCGCAAATTATATCTCAAATAAGGCCTTTACTTTTTCCGAAATTGccaaaacattttaaaataagcTATCAAATGGATGTATAAAACAAACTGATAAGCTCTTATCTTCTGTACTTGGAATGAtaaacataaattatgtgTTTTGTTTTGGCTTGGCAAGTCGCATTCGCATATATGGAATAAAAcagtaaggaaaaaaaaaaaaggtataatattgtgaaaaaaaaaataaaaatgggttaaATGAAAACTGCGAATGaacgaaaaggatgaaaaaatggaaagcatatgatatatatatatatatacactacatgtatataaattgtATTATACGACTTACGTAAAAGAAAAGCGTACAATgaagtaaattaaaaatgattttttttaattgtcacaaaaaaaatttcagcagggacaaaaaagttttataaattaacgtacttatatgtacatgtatatgtagcagcaaaaaatgctcataaaaattgttgcgTTCGAGCAATAATTTCGCacatacaattttgtgctTCCCACGTCGTACGTATATTTCTCAAATGTTTGCCGCCTATCCATTTAAGCTCTgttttcctttgtttttttaattatcaaCCGCAGGGCGTGTGCTGTGTGGCACAGGCAGAATTGCATTATTCGCGGAACTGAAAAGTTTCGCCCCTTTTACTGTTCACGAGTAAGCGTCAGCACTTGTACGTGTGCCGTATGCCGTTTGCTCACATGCATAAATTTTCCCGTTAAaactgtttttaaaaaaatgtggcatACGGATGCTCATATTGTAACAATTagcttatatttttatccttaCTGGCGAAGGAATGGGTCTCAAAAATATCAAGAGAGGTTGGCTTACGAAAAAGCAGCAGCAAAAGTGCGGGCATttatttcacaaaatggtcgAAATCGCTTTTAACTCCCGACGTGTGTATCTCAATCGATTTTTGCCGCAGCGTGTACGTGCCATGCACCTTCTCCTGGTGCGGAACTACTTGTGAAAGAATTGTTAAGTTACTTTTACGGGTAAGATAAGCACAAAATGACGTGTGCGCGTTTATGCATATGAATAGAAATGAAAATGTTAGTTCAATTAGGAATGTGCGTGTGCAAACACGAATTCATAAACGTAGGTGTACCTGCTTTGTGCCATCTTTCGGCTCACCTAACGCAACTACATGAGTGAGGTTTAGATGCTCTCTCgtgctttttaaattatgcaCATCGAACGAAATTGCCCAAACCAGAACCCTAAAGAATTATTTGACAAAcgtacaaaagggggaaaaagataaaattttgtgaaatcctatgtattcattttaagGTGCTTTGTAGCTCCCCACAAACatacacaaatatgtatatatatatataacgtaAGCGAAGCGCACGTTGCGCAGAAGTGTGTGCTGAATTGTGACTAACGAACTGTTAGAGGTTTAGTTGAGAATTTCCACGGATGAGCTTGCCTTTTACTGCTTAAAAGGCTACCTACACttgttccattttattataaacaCAGATTAAACATTTTcaatgtttctttttttttccttttttttcgattacCACGAAAAGGCATTTTTAGCTATttagaaaaatggaacaaatttCCGATTTTAAGTTACAATGTAACACCTTTTCACGTGTTCGTTCCGCGCATTTGGCCGTGGCGCAAATGCTGCCtcgtttattttatctatttAGAGGTAATTGTCcacaatttttgcaaatgtacACAAAGTGTTCGActagtttttttattatgtactatataaaaaaactttcACCTTTGGGTCAGCTCTTTCCATTTGCCCCTTCAGTAGagtaattttcaaaattatgttaaaaattttactttgtGAGTTTAGCAACCGTTTCGCAAAAAAGTGGTACATTTTTCTGTAGTTCCTTtttcagtaaaaaatatcacgCGGTGTTCATTTGTATAATCACATATTTTACACAATCACGTAAAATTTCGTGGGGATTTCACTTACAAAGCAACATAATTATGCTATTGTATCAAAAGAgacgatttttttcttttgcattttttgtatcaCGTGTTTTGCTCACCATCTTtggatatttttacaatttttaaaaaagtaatcTCAGGTTAATTTCGAAAGATGGGAAAATAATTGCAAATTAATCTTAAAGGTTTCCCTTTCtcggaaaggaaaaatattttgttcatatgaATTGaacgcactttttttattttttacgtttcgcatttggcctttttttaattttcatttttacatacacCGTACGCATGGTGCTTTGCATTTTGCTGCCTTCGTTGTTTCACTGGAAGATGAAAAGGCAGCATTGAGAGCGAAAAGGAAGTGCCGCACGTACCATGTCaaggttcccttttttattatcatttgaTGTACTTTAAAATGCcacatattttgtaaaaaaaaaaaaaaaaattgaaggtGCTGAGTTTTGTTAACGTATGTGATTGTTTTACATTTACATGGGTTTGCTTCATTACATGTCGTACCATGTACGTGAAGTTATTCTCTGTTAAAACTGCGTTGCACGTTTGGTATAGGCTCCACTCAGTCGACGTCATGCTGAATGTGAAGTTTTACGGTTGACATGACTCCCCACATTGTAATATTGAATGGCATTGAGAAGTAAATCACCCGCTTCGTTTTTTCGGATAgaaagaggaagcaaaatACTACTCGATCTTGTTACTATTTCGATTGATGACAGCGTCATTAATTTGTGATGCGGGCGAACGAAGTCGTCTTTCACcctgaaaaataataaaatttattttaaaggatagaaatgaaaaatgcttCTCTAGACGCTGAACAGGGAACAGGTGACAATGGCAATGACAACGAAATTGACAATGttaacgaaaaggaaagggaagcaaacattctaaaaaaaagcttATGCTTGTCAAAAAACATGTTCGTGGGAAATGACATACTAACGCCGTTTAATTATAGCCTTCTTGCATATGACACGAACATAAATGAAAGAATTGCTAAGATCGAGCAGGATGAGGATAAGAGAATAAAggatttaaaagaaatatccACCTTGGCAATTGCAGATGGGAACACCACAAAGAGTCACGAAGAAATGTACAAGGAAAATGAACTGAATTCAAGAAAACAAAACTTAAGAgaaaatgttataaaaaaattaacgtcCATAAAAGTGAATATAAACATGAAAGAATTGGATGAATATTCTtctgttaaaaaattgtacttaaaaaaaatcgaaaaggatGACTtacaaaggggaaaggaaagaaagaaaaagaaaaaaaaatcttccaTCATAAGTAGCATTATAAATGATGACACAGTTACGCTTGACGATATAGGACATGATTTAAACTACATGAACGAAAGCCTGATAACTAATCAGATGGGCgaattggggaaaaataataatgaaaagaatAGCATTTTACCCGTTGTAAATCACCCAAGAAATGAAGTACACAGTGGACCGATTATAAAAAAGTCGGACGACAGTGTACTAAGTAGTGATGCgctaaaaaacataaaaacgttggatatttataaaaaaataaaaaaaccaAAGTGGCACTTTCCATACAAATTATACAGAGTAATCCTAGGTCATTCAGGGTGGGTAAATTGTGTCGACGTGGACATAAGCAACGAATGGTTTGCTACTGGTGCAAATGACAGATTAATTAAAATCTGGGATTTAGCGACgtgtaaattaaaattaaccTTAACTGGTCATATAAATAGTATACgtgatataaaaatttcgaagAAAAATCCTTACCTATTTAGTTGTGGTGAAGATAACAGAGTAAAATGTTGGGATTTAGAATACAATAAAGTGATAAGAGATTATCATGGGCATCTGTCAGGTGTATACTGCTTATCGTTACATCCATCGTTAGATATACTCATGAGTGGGGGACGTGATGCCGTAGTGAGAGTTTGGGACATTAGAACAAAGagctccatttttgtgttatcAGGTCACACAGGGACTATTATGTCTCTGTGTTCGCAATCTGTTGAGCCACAGGTTGTGTCGGGATCTCAAGATAAAATGATAAGGTTGTGGGATTTAAATAATGGGAAGTGCAGAATAGCATTAACacatcataaaaaaagtattcgGTCACTATCTATTCATCCTTTTGAATATAGTTTTTGTAGTTGTGGCACGGATAATGTTAAAGTGTGGTGTGGAGCGGACGCTGAATTTGATAGGAACATTACAGGCTTTAATTCGATAATTAATTGCAGTTTAATTAAGCAGGATTCCTATTTTAGTGACTCGTCTATTTTAATCCTGGGAAGTAACAATGGCCAGCTGCACTTTTACGATTGGTCCAGCGGTTATAAATATGACACGTTATCAAACAAAGTGGTCCCCGGTACGGTCGAGTGTGAAAATTCCACGTTAGCCATGGCCTTCGACAAAAGTGAAAGTCGGTTGATAACAACCCACGGGGATAAGTCCATTAAGGTAGCGCAAAAATTGGGGAAGTAACCCTAGCACATACGCTAAAGGGttgtgtgtatgtgcatgtatttATGTGCGGTACATGGTTTGTTTGCCATATATCTGCGTACTGTGTGCCAATtcaatgtgaaaaaaaaaaaaaactcattttTACACGTTTGCAAAACGTGCCTATTaacgtttctttttttttttgtgccctcGCAGATTTGGagagaaaatgaagacgCGACGCCGGAAAATTTCCCCATCAAGTGGAACCCCTACGAGAGCTTCAAATTTTGACGGGGCCCCACTGCGCCATTTCACCGCGAATGAGTTCGGCGCGTTGttttgtgcatgtgtatatgtgatcatgcatgtatgtatatacacatacgCGACTGCTAACGCgaatgttttcttttttctttttttttttgttatgtcaaacaaatttgcaccattagaaaaaagaaaagcaagtCTCATTCACGTAATTATGACGACAGTGGTGTTCGTGCGGTTTGCAGAAATTCGCGCAGTTCTACTTATTCGTACTTACAAGTCACATTAATGCGTTGCGACGTGGcaacgccattttttttaaaatgtgccCTCTAAAATTGGCGCAGCTTGTGTCGCAAAAAAAGTAcagttttaaataaaaatgttgccATGCACGAATGGCAAAAGGGGTATTTGTTGCGTTGTTAtgtgacatattttttgaagcATGAAACGTGTTTTATCTGACCGCAACATGGAATTCCTCCCTTTGACGTgcagaatttattttttttaaacttcgCAGAAATTGCGTtagcaacatttttttttttttgtataaagtaTTCCCAtccatatataaaataaaaatgttgtgCGTAGGATGACGCTTAGTTCTTTTGTAATCACTGCAAAAGTTGGGAGGAAATGGGTTCACATAGGAATGCAAAAACGAGCGTGTGAATATTTCCTTGCTTTGGTGtactttcccatttttaaattcctcTTTACATTAAGCCCGTTCAACTGCTTTAAGTGAAGAACGAATTTGCCACATTGTAGGAAGGGAACGAGCAAAATAAGAAGGAAGCGTCGTAAAATAATTGGGGGATAGAGTGGacgaacaaaataatttgagAATAAAATGCAGGagggaaggaaataaaaaaatgccattttacgaaaaacaattttgtgaagaagCGTACCATTAGCCGCTTAACTTTAAGTGCcaattttgaaagaaaaagttgaaaaaagaaataatttttcctgacgcgtttttttttaaattcttcacatttttgataAATATGACAGCGTAACAAATTAAAACGGCATCATTTCTTGttaacgagaaaaaaaaagaaaaaagaaagggacCCGCTTCAGGCGTCGCACTCAGAGAGAAAaacgctttaaaaaaaaatgataaaaattgcgAAGAGGCAAATATACTACtcgtgtgaaaaaaaaaaatattacacaaacagattatataaaaaggtgTGCAGCAACTGCACAAgtttaaacataaataatgtaAGCAGGTGTGTGTACTGTGATAGCTTACTAAGCGACAATGATATCAGATTAATAAAGAACACCATTTTTACAGATATCATAAATGTTCGAAAGGAGTGGAAGCTTTTTGACAGAAAAGCTGTAAGAAGTAACAACTTTTCTGCACCGTTATTGAATAATGTCGAAATTGACGATAAATATGTTCGACTTAAAAAGGGGCTGATAAATAATTGTGATAAATTGTACGTCTACTACAACTGTTATGATTATATcatattaaataatcctCATAGCAATTCCTGTCTTAATCTTATGGTTTTATTTAAAGGCATTATGTATGATGTTAAGAATttaaagaggaagaacatAAACTGCTTGTTGCATTTGTAcaactatatatattttgtcaCTGATATATTTCTGTACTTTCTTCTAATTAGCAAAGGGAAATTGGTTCACTACAGATACATGTATAATGTGTCCACTAAGGTCGACTCGGATTACAATGACGAGCTTGTAGATATTTTGTTCGAACTGAACACAATcattaaggagaaaaaaaaaaaaatggttttgCAGAATGGGAATAATGAGAAGGAGAGTCATCTAGAAAATGTAAACGAAAATAACATTATTGAAAAGCtgaatgaaaattatgaaaatatatataaagaagtgttaaaaaatgttaaagaCAAATCGGCgttgtgtaaattttttaaaaaactagAAGATGtgaatgttaaaaataaaataaaaagtttgAAAAGATATTTGTATGTCGGTTGTTCGTACCCTTCGCcaataaatcatttttcccttcaaaTATTATTCCCgccattttcaaattataacttttttgcgtttcctttttatttccccatACAAAAAATACTGCACGATTTGTATGTATATGGGCATGTCAAGAATTATAGCCACTCGGAGATAATTAGGAACATATACAGCGACAAGTTTGTTAAAGAATTGAAGGAGAGCGATTTAGCTTCGAGGAAAATTCTGCAGTTTTGAGTGCCTTTGCATTGAACAGCCCTTGAAGAAAGAAGCGCACTGTGTGTATGAGTGTGTACGTAGGTACGTACGCCATGTTGTGagataaaaaagggtggtcattttttctccacataATTGTATAcgccaaaagggggaagccaTTTAGCTCACATTAGCGAACAGTTGGTCGAGCTAAACTATAGGATGAGGCTCGTTTGTAGGTATATCTTAAAAGCGGTATTTGAAACGACTCAGATTAGCGCTCCTGGGAAAAATACCAACGCTTAATGCAAAGCGGCAAGACGATAGGCATGTATTCTTCACCATAGGAAGAATTGTGCCATTTGTATTTGCCCGTATAGTGCCGTTCCAAAtcgtccattttgtgtgccaGCCCAGTTGGAAGTAATTTGTTCTTATGATAGGTCCTTTGGGGGGCATTTATAATTTGCTTATGCATGTAGAAggggataaaatttttttctgtgttgttttttttttttttttttaaaagaggaaaaaaagtggatgATCCTTATTCTTNNNNNNNNNNNNNNNNNNNNNNNNNNNNNNNNNNNNNNNNNNNNNNNNNNNNNNNNNNNNNNNNNNNNNNNNNNNNNNNNNNNNNNNNNNNNNNNNNNNNNNNNNNNNNNNNNNNNNNNNNNNNNNNNNNNNNNNNNNNNNNNNNNNNNNNNNNNNNNNNNNNNNNNNNNNNNNNNNNNNNNNNNNNNNNNNNNNNNNNNNNNNNNNNNNNNNNNNNNNNNNNNNNNNNNNNNNNNNNNNNNNNNNNNNNNNNNNNNNNNNNNNNNNNNNNNNNNNNNNNNNNNNNNNNNNNNNNNNNNNNNNNNNNNNNNNNNNNNNNNNNNNNNNNNNNNNNNNNNNNNNNNNNNNNNNNNNNNNNNNNNNNNNNNNNNNNNNNNNNNNNNNNNNNNNNNNNNNNNNNNNNNNNNNNNNNNNNNNNNNNNNNNNNNNNNNNNNNNNNNNNNNNNNNNNNNNNNNNNNNNNNNNNNNNNNNNNNNNNNNNNNNNNNNNNNNNNNNNNNNNNNNNNNNNNNNNNNNNNNNNNNNNNNNNNNNNNNNNNNNNNNNNNNNNNNNNNNNNNNNNNNNNNNNNNNNNNNNNNNNNNNNNNNNNNNNNNNNNNNNNNNNNNNNNNNNNNNNNNNNNNNNNNNNNNATTACCATTACTGGCAGTAGTGGATGCAAACTTCGGTCATATATGCAGTATGCACATTTGTGAATGTACTCATGGGTGGTTAAAAGAGGagttaaattttaaattaaatataatcgaATGGGTGAATAATATGATGGAAAAACCGGTGAAAAATGTCTTGTGGGATTTTCCTAATTATTCGGGCGAAGCTCTTAATAAGGACGAACGTGAGGAGGAACAATCGCGGGCGAACTACACATGCACACCCATCATGATTTTATCCATTTACTGCCTGGGTATAAGTAGGGGCATACTGCTTATAGAATTACATCATCTGGTGAAGGTAAAAAGAATGCGAagattcctttttaaaaatttcatgaaTGTACCACTGAAAGGTGTTTAAATGGTTTTCATTTGGGGGTgctgaagaaaattttatgcttccttcaaagggaaaatataagGGTAACATAAAAGAAACccaaaaaggcagaaaaatacctttttttccccttattttttttcacatcaaTCCCTTAATAGACACttggtatatataaaaatgcgcAGAAAAATGAGCATTACTGTTAAAATGTAGTTAGTGCGTATAAATAATTCGAATATTCATAATGCACACACAATAcgtgaaacaaaaaaaaaaaaaataataataaaataaaataaaacaatctTTTAAAAGCGGGGCGTTTAACTCTACGTTGGCGTGACGCAAAaacatgttaattttttaattatgctCTGCTTAGTATGTTTTAGGTCCTCTTAGCGATACGCCATGCgaagaaatgaacaaataaaattagttGACACTTCATTTAAACATGAAcagtgcacatatatatttgttgcaCTTATTACGCGGGGCCCATGAGAGTTTCATCAGATATGTTACTTATAGAGTGAATGGCCAAGACAAATGACTCATCTGTGTAGTAGTGGTTAAAAGTGTTCGAAGAGAGGCACTTATTGAGCtattggcaattttttatattagcTACGAAGATGCTTATTGGGGTTTGTTTCATGAACATGAAATaagttttctatttttctgTTGTACATCATATGGGTTAGGTTAACACATATTTGCACTAGGCCTAAATCTGTTTGGCACTACATGTATctgtacatacgtatatattgAGCACGGTCCGTCTAAACATTTGCATAACTTCAGCTTCGCTTCATAAGGATGGCCTCCTTACTCTCAATTTAAAGGAATATAAAGCGCCTTCGATATTGGGGTCGTTCAGCTGAAATGGTAGTTTATCCAGGCgttacattttgttcttaGAATATTACACcattccatatttttttctaacttcATTCTTACGATATCTTTCCAGTAATCTTCTACCTCGACATCCCAGTCCTTAATTAATTTGTTGAAAGCTTTATGTTTCAGTTTTTTGATGacatcatttaaaatatcgttatcgtctttatttttatttacacgtTTCATTCCCATTACATGGCACATATTTAACCAATCTTCAAATATGCGTGTCGTGTTGGATGATTTGTTCATCATTAGAGATGCTATTAACCAGGTGCCGAACAAGAGTTGATGCCATGCATCATGTTCTAGGTATTCTATGTATTCCCATTTCCTTTGCATCCTGTCCTCAAAATCGGCCCATCTTTCTATGATCATTTGAAATTCAGGATCGTCTAAGCTGCTTGTTGAAAGGCCAGACCAGGGAcggttttccattttcttcattgcCAAGCTTCTCGCATTGTTGCTCAGTTTTGTTTGGGAAATAACGCCTTCTCGTTGGGTGAACACGCTGTGTGGGGGGATTTATACGTATACATGTAAAAGAGTTGTAAGAAAAGGTAAACaaatccaaaaaaatgtggacaaatgcaaaaaaaaaacgtaaacaGAACCGTttgtatgcacatttttgtagaaaaaaggagtgcttcacaaatgtaaaaattgtggtTGATTACAGAATGgccattttcccttttcacttACGGCAATAGACATAAAAGGACCAAGACGCATGCCACTAAAAGCTTAGAAAACGCAGTAGTTCTGTTTCCATTGCGGGGTAACCGTTCGAATTTCTGTTTCGTTAAGTTGCCATTTAAAGATGATTTTCTTGCGAAGGTGTTGTAGAAATATGTATTGCTGCACATGGTTAACTAGTATACTTATAAACTGCagaaatgaattattttagcGATTAAACTGTACTTAAATTGAGTTTTCGATACTAAGTTTTTAATATAGGGCACGTGCGCAACACGGGTGAAAACTAGGTGTTTGGTTactttattgttttattatttgggGGGTTGTCGCTTTTGTTAATGTTTGctgaattttattaaactttgctaattattattattttttttttttgaagtggTAGTACATTTTCATGTTGATGGAAGAACAAATCGTATAACATTAATACATTTCGCGTAAAAGGGGCTCACAATAAATCTTATTAACGagcttttatataatatacagctatttttttttttcgctttttataaatacagCTTAAAAATTGGTATTATTGTTACATTTAAGTTTTGCTTAAACCATCAGTTGCATTTATAGTACCACCGGGGGTGCCAGCTTTACAATTTAGCTGTAGAACGCAatagttgtaaaaataaaaacgagaTATACTCGTGGCAATAAAAAGGTTGCATGTTTAAatatacatcatttttttttatctattttGATAAGGCTTTACATTAagtattttcattttatagtATTAATTACgtaaggcaaaaaaaaaaaaaaaaataaataaaataaataatctgTTGCAAATGGTGCAACGCTTGCATGCACCTTTTCTTATTCCTGTTGTTGGTGAGCTAAATGATATTGAGAAAAGGTAAATACAAATACGTAATTTGAATCGTTtataggcaaaaaatattttttataagaatCGAAACTCTAAAAAAtcactccatttttttgcaattttaaaTGTTTGTAAGGTACATGtattgtatacatatgccTAAACGAACAACAGTACCAAAACGGTTGcttaaaaattgcatttttttgaaaaggaaaagccaAATAATGCATCAGTGTAgtgtgaaaaattaatagAAGGAGTAATAACCATCACGGGCTTTCTCCCCTTGCACAACAACTAGTTTCAGTAGATATGGCATTATTCTGCTGTTAAGTTTGGAggcaat is part of the Plasmodium cynomolgi strain B DNA, chromosome 8, whole genome shotgun sequence genome and harbors:
- a CDS encoding splicing regulatory protein (putative); the protein is MKNASLDAEQGTGDNGNDNEIDNVNEKEREANILKKSLCLSKNMFVGNDILTPFNYSLLAYDTNINERIAKIEQDEDKRIKDLKEISTLAIADGNTTKSHEEMYKENELNSRKQNLRENVIKKLTSIKVNINMKELDEYSSVKKLYLKKIEKDDLQRGKERKKKKKKSSIISSIINDDTVTLDDIGHDLNYMNESLITNQMGELGKNNNEKNSILPVVNHPRNEVHSGPIIKKSDDSVLSSDALKNIKTLDIYKKIKKPKWHFPYKLYRVILGHSGWVNCVDVDISNEWFATGANDRLIKIWDLATCKLKLTLTGHINSIRDIKISKKNPYLFSCGEDNRVKCWDLEYNKVIRDYHGHLSGVYCLSLHPSLDILMSGGRDAVVRVWDIRTKSSIFVLSGHTGTIMSLCSQSVEPQVVSGSQDKMIRLWDLNNGKCRIALTHHKKSIRSLSIHPFEYSFCSCGTDNVKVWCGADAEFDRNITGFNSIINCSLIKQDSYFSDSSILILGSNNGQLHFYDWSSGYKYDTLSNKVVPGTVECENSTLAMAFDKSESRLITTHGDKSIKIWRENEDATPENFPIKWNPYESFKF
- a CDS encoding hypothetical protein (putative); this translates as MIKIAKRQIYYSCEKKKYYTNRLYKKVCSNCTSLNINNVSRCVYCDSLLSDNDIRLIKNTIFTDIINVRKEWKLFDRKAVRSNNFSAPLLNNVEIDDKYVRLKKGLINNCDKLYVYYNCYDYIILNNPHSNSCLNLMVLFKGIMYDVKNLKRKNINCLLHLYNYIYFVTDIFL
- a CDS encoding hypothetical protein (putative); its protein translation is MCSNTYFYNTFARKSSLNGNLTKQKFERLPRNGNRTTAFSKLLVACVLVLLCLLPVFTQREGVISQTKLSNNARSLAMKKMENRPWSGLSTSSLDDPEFQMIIERWADFEDRMQRKWEYIEYLEHDAWHQLLFGTWLIASLMMNKSSNTTRIFEDWLNMCHVMGMKRVNKNKDDNDILNDVIKKLKHKAFNKLIKDWDVEVEDYWKDIVRMKLEKNMEWCNILRTKCNAWINYHFS